The Dasypus novemcinctus isolate mDasNov1 chromosome 24, mDasNov1.1.hap2, whole genome shotgun sequence sequence GAAATTTTAATGAACTATTATCCATTCAGAAAGATGTGGTGGAAGAAGTATGGCTTTGGAGTAGTCAAGAGCATTCATTCtaatcttttgtgtgtgtgtggcaacCAACTTTCAAGTGCTTTAATTACTAAACAGACACATGAAGGGAAATTATTTCATCTTCCTGAATCCCAATGTCTTTATCAATAGAGTATAATACCTCTTAAGAGTACCATAATGATTAAATAAGCTAAGTGCTATGCCCTGGAATGTAGTAGTCACCCAGTAAATGTTCTTTATTCCCTCCCTTTTGGGATATTTTCCACTGAAATGTATAAAATTAGTTTAGTTATCTggaatgttaaatagaaggttTCATTAATCTTGCAAAAGAGCATTTGAAATAATGACCGTATTTTATAagaattttcaaatgtattttgagTCTGTATTTTTTAACTTCTTCACCTTCtccctgtgtgtgtctgtgtatgttaATCTGAATATGGGTGGCAGCAGGATAGGAATCATTATGATGTGTgccatttattctttctctttggtAAATGAAGTTTGGGGAGCCAGTGGAAAGCAGGGACCCTAATTAAAACCTTACTATGTTGGAAAACCAGCCCAGAAAGGGACTTGTGAAAACTTAACTGGCGTGAAGGTGAAACTTTTTCCAATCAGTTGATAAGCACTGGACCACTCCCAGGGCTTTAAAATTCCACTGATTGTGTATCTTTGCTTTTCTGGACTTGGAGAAACTAAAGTCCACCAACAAAATAAACTGCTAAGGCAAATTTATGGCTAACTTAGTATATCTATATTACTTGATTATTTACGAAGTActttcacacacaaaaatttcccaatttttgGGAAATCTATGAGATGGATCTCATAGATATTTAACAGAGATATGATATAATTAGAGTAGTACTTCAAGAAGGTTAATTTGTTGTTAAGGATGAATTGGAGTGGGCAACACTGTACAGCAGAGCAAGGAACAGGCAGTGAAGTAGTGAAGAGGCTGTCTGGGATGCTGCTAGGTAGGTGAGGAAAGTAGCAGTGGGAAGATAAAGTGGGAAATATTTGAGAGTCACTGCATTCACAGCTGAATGGGATAGCATTGAAGGCGAGGCCAACAGAGAATAATAACTATGATTTTAAATCTGTTGGCTGGGACAATGCCGTAAACAAGCAGCATTTGGAAGAAGGAAGGATTTGGGAAAGGAAATTGTAAGTTTTATTATAGAACAAATAAGCTTATAAGGCTGATGAGTTGCATATGTCATGCAGGAAATTGGAAATGGTTATCTGGAGCTTAGGATAGAAAGCTAAATGCTAGTCAGAAAGATTTGAAAGTCTGCAGAAAAGTAATAGTAGAAATTATGGGAACAGATATAGATAGGGCAGGGTAAAATAAAGACCAGACATATCACCTTGGAAAGCTTCCTGAGAatctgggagaagaaagaatgtcTGTATAGGAGGGAGAAGGACAAAACATTAAGTGCAACTTATCATTTTCAGCAAATAATTGTGGTTGAATAATAGGCCTTTTTCGTtaacaatcaattttattttcattaataatttaTTTGCTCTCTGGAATGTATATTCAAGTGTAGTATGGCCATATTTAAACTACAGTCATCTAACAATTTTATTAATTAGCCCTTTGTTAGCAAGATCATGAGAGTTGGAATATATCACCACATGTTTTTTTGTAGCACTTACATGATCACAAAATTGGTCCTAGCATCTTTGAAGAATGGTTATCTGGCATCTTCtactacttaatttttaaaatttttacttattgaGTAGTATAAAATTGGAGTTAGaaatttttcctgtatttttattgaGACTTTTGAAGGTTTTTGGTTTTGGTGTAGGACTGTTTGTTTAGGTGTAGAAATATGTTCAGATATGAACGAAAGTGCTAAAATTTCCAGTGCAATTGATAGCCCTTAGAATTTGATTTAGAAATGAGCAGTCCATTCAGTAGAAagattttagtttaaaaaatcacaaattgAATACAAATATAGCTTCAGCATAAAATGAAAGCAAGTTAGTTCAATTCATTCCTGCTTTAACCCCTCCCATGGCTTCCCCGTTGCAACGAGAATAAAATCTTTCCTGATTTGAACTTCCCAACCTATCTTCCTCCACTTTTCTCCCTCATCCAGCCACCACATTGgctttctttctgtccctcaccttGGTGCGATTGCTGCTGTCTCTCTGCTTTTGCATTTGCTTTTCCTGATAACACTTTTCCTCCAGGTCTTCCCATGGCTGCTCCCTCCCCTTTCAGATCTTAGTTGCTCAAATAGCAACTTTCTCAGAAGGGTCTCTTGACCACCTAGCTAAAGCACTCCACCCTCCCACCTTTACCAGATCATCCTCTGTCGACCTGGAATGatcttatttatgtatttgttaaCTTGTTTTATTGTGTGTCTTATTTACTGCTGCCCGGCATCTgtgactgactgactgactgacaCAGTGTGGTGTCATTCATGTTGATACTTTCTTCTAACAAAGCTCAACAGATGCTTGAGTAGAAAGGTGATTCTCTGTATTCCTCAATGGACATTAAATTCAGGAAATTATACTATAAAGCTTATAACATTAAGTATAGTTAGGTTTTACTGCTTAATTACAAcacaatttctgttttcttggcTTGTTGATTCCAATTAAAGGATCAACAGGGCAGCAACTACACTTGATATGtaccaagtgatttttaaaaaaacaaattttatgatTTAAAGCCATGCAATCCTTTAAAATCCTGATATACTCCACTAAATAAAGTTTGAGTGAAAATTTACTGTTGAATGTGAACTACTATAGTCGGAATGTGACAATAGTATTATGTTACAAATCTTGGAAAGtcctatattttattataatttgttAGAAGAAAAACCCCATACTCTGTTTATAGGCCTATTGTGGGAGCAAAAAACCTGATATTGTAAAAGTTATTTTCACAAAGAAGGGTTCTCAGGTATTTTAACTAGCTCCAACCTCCTTCTAGAGTTTAGAGTATCCTTAtttggaagagagagaagagaaggtacAGAATAGAGCATTTCCTCTTGTTTAGGTTGTTATTGTGTACTAAACAACTTTAGAAAATCTGGTTGCTCCTTTAAAAAATACCCAGGTCATTCTTGTACGTTTGGAGTACAGCCAAGGAAGTGTGTGTTAAATCTGAAAGCTTAGCAGCCAGTCATGATGAGCACAAGCTCACTGCCAGATCTAATCAGAATATCTACACCAAAATGTCTTGCTTTATCACGATCTGTTTTTGTATGACATACATCTTGGATTTATCAAAAGAGTTTGTTGGAAACACCAGAGGGACCTTGCTTTAAAATGTCTCACTCAGAACATGGCCTTGGGCCCAGATGCCTGTAACTGGGCACTTAAATCATCTCTTAGACCGTTGCAGTGCATTGGACATTATTTTGTAGATGTACTTTAAAGTTACATTTTAATGAATCAGGGTTTAATACTTAAAACAGTCTAAAGGACATACATTGTAATAGTAAATtgtgaaaaatagtttttaaccAAAGGTATGgctccagaaaataaaaagaacaagaaatcGTGGCGTGATGTGTGAGACTATTACATGAGTTTCTCATGACAGAAACCTGGGTGTCACCTTTGACACACACCTATTTTTCAGCCAGTCACCAAGTCTATTAAAACTGTCctctaattatttttcaaatttgtttccCCATCTCCACTGCCTCTGCTCCAGGCCAGGCACCATCCTAAATGAAGGTAGTAATTTCCTATCCTCCCCTACCAGTCCGCCCTCTAGCTTGTTTTCAGAGTGAGCTTTGtaaaaaagcaaatgagattgtcaTCACTCTGCCGCTTAAAATCCTCATTTCCTTCCCATTGCCCTTAGGCTAACGTCTATAAACCTTACCATATACCAGGAGGCCCAGTTTGTCTGGTTGGCCCCTGGCCACCTGACTTGGCTCTCCACTTCCCTTTCCACCTCCCATTTCACCCCTCCACTCAAGTATATTGGACTTCTTCATATTTGTTGTATCTTGTGCCCCCTTCCCTTTACCTGAGTAGCCTCTGCCCCCTTCTTTTCCAGTTTCAGGGTAAACCTCTTTCTCTCCTTGAAGCCGTACCTTTCCCCCAAGCCCAGGTTAGAACCCCGTGTATGTGCTCCCACAGCACAGTGCACATCACTGTTCTTGGCCCCAttgtaataatttaatatttggaATTACTTGTTAATTGCCATCTTCTCTTTCACACTAGACTATAAGCACTGTGAAAAGCAGGTACCATATCTTTTGTTCACAGAGTCTGTGGCACAGCAcaattcctggcacatagtaagtgtccattaaatatttatttggcaattgatttttcttctaacaagaaatgaaaaagtctGCAAACTTTGAATGTTGCTTTAAGTGTTTTGAAGGTTTAATCCTTTTCAGGTTTGTCAAATCCATTTCATTTAGCCATTTTGGATTAGAACAAGGGTTGGTACACTAATGCCCTTGGTCCAAATCCAGCCTgctgcctatttttgtaaataaagttttattggaaaacaACTATTCTCATTCATTAACATATGGCTCATTCCTTATTGTCTGGCTGCTTTGCAACAGAGAGTGTGTGATCTGCcatgtctaaaatatttactgtctggctcTTGATGGAAAAAGCTTGTCAACCCCTGGATTAGAACCtacaaaaaattatttcattctccctctcttcctACTGAATTTCAAATGGGACATAATCTTCAGCCTTCTTGGTGACTCTATCATGAACTTTTGTTCTGATACTGTACAGGGATGCCAGTGGGTTTTATATaaagctgtttatttttttaggtttgCTTTTTAGTCACTGTAAGCTTTTATTTCTTGTATCTATCTGTGCCTGTCACTCACTAGTGGACCCTTACCCTGCTCTGAATTTTTGACTCATGATGTTCTCTCTGTGAGCTAAGAAATGAGATAACCAGGCTTTTCAGAATTCATGTTTAAAGAGTTGGAGGTGTGGAGGAAGGGCCTGCAGGGCTCCTCTCTGCGTAAAGCACAGGAGTTTATTTGTGGGTAAGGAAGTGAGACATTGAAGTTGGCTATTCAGAGGTCTTCTAGGTGGGTCTTTTTCTGATCCAGTTATCCGAGGTTGTCAGCTGAGGGCCAGGCCCTGGATAATTGAGGTATTGCTGTGTAAACCTACATCACATACAGTTGCATAAGCCTGGGTTTATCCAAGTGGAAGGTTGCTATGAATCAAGTTTCCAAACTTTATATCTCATCCAGAATTCCATGCTCTGATATACATACTCGGGTAGAAAGTCAGCTTCCATTCCCTTTGGACATTCACCTTTATACTTTAAACTAACACCCTGTACCCTGGCTTTCtgccaaaatattttttccccagtgGCTGGAAACTGATTAGCTAGATGGCAGAACAAAGGTGCCTTTGTACTGGGGCATATTGCTTTTGGGAATTTAGCAGAGAACATTCAAAGCAAATCTAGATGCCTTGCCAAATTATGCagatttagggtttttttggtcAGGTTTCCCATGAGTAGGTATGTAGGCAACTTAATTTTGTTCTCAGTTTGTATGGCTTGGAATTTCCTTTATAAATGTTATTTAGCCTTTCATTATGGATTGCTTTCgaatgaaaatgtttaattttgagagaaCATTCAGTAGAAGATATTCTTGATAGGTTTTAGATAAAATTTTGCCAAAAAGATTCTCGCATCAGTGGATTTATTTTCAAAGCCAAATTATAAATAAAGTTCTACTTTACAAATGAAGACAAAAAGCATCCTTTGGGGGCAAAAAAATACCAAAAGACAAAGTATCCCTCATCTTGTTGTTTTAATCTGAAACTAGTTTTTTGAAGAGTGTTCAAGCAGCATCGGAAAAGAATCCTAATGATCTCTGGTCTCTGATACCCATTGGACACCTCACATTTGTTATTGAAACTTGAACTAGTTCTTTTTGGGGggccttgtgtctctttttttctcattgacTACTTTTTTATCCTTGAAAATTCTGCCTCTTTAGTTGAGATTTGTATTGACCTCGAACAGCTGACATAGGGGAAAACTTGTTAAGtttaaacaaattaatatttagcatgctgtctccatgccagttattttttaaatgtgatttcaTCTTTTGTTCCTGCTGTTAATTTCCTTTTATACCTGTCATTCTCTGATTAGTTTGTTTGTAGTCTAACTTCCTTCAGCCATAAGATTTAACAACATCTGATTACAGGTGTCCTGTTTTCCCTTAGTTTACACCAGAGATTATAAATTGGTGGCTTGTAGAATGAATTCGACCCTGAATGTGTTATTTGATCCAAGGagtggttttttggttgttttttcttctgcattgctttttaaatttggtgtcaacattttaaaatgggaagttttaccTAAAAGCATGGCTTTCCGACATCTCTTGAAAAATTGGATTTGGCCACACAAATTCCTGTAGTCCATGAAAGAAAAGCTTTTCTGGAGTTGAGGCACAGCTGTGCCATTTAAATGGAGTGGAGGTTCTGCAGTTTGCCAGAGTCCTTATCACTCCCTGTTGTCTCTGTCACTGACACACAGGAAGAATGCCCTTGCGCTTAAATTGTTtttcacacagaaaagaagaaaattaaaaatcttatacCTTAGTCTCTTTCAAACGTGGAAAAATGGAAGATTAAGAATTCCCCAGAAAACTGAGGGGGGGGAGGCGTGTTTTTATTTGTGGACAGAAAGACCAAGATTCCGAAGTATTTGGTATGCACCAGCTTCACTTAATGACACTGCCTGCCCAGGGCCTAACATAGGTGTTTGTGCTTGTTCTTTTGATTGACCTTGGGGGCCAAAGTGTCCCATTTCATGTCTTTGAGTTGACTATGATAAGCATGCAAATTGGAGGTATTTTAAACAAGTgaagaaaaaatacactttaagtaTCTTGCTTAAAATGATAGTTAAAGAGTATATTTATAGGAGAAATCAGAATTTAATTTATGTTCAATATTTTGTTAATTGTTTTCAGGAAAGATAAAATCCTGTAACTTTTTTCCGGTAGGGAAAACTGTTCTAGAGTAATTGACATACACATTATTTCCAAACTTTTTTTACTGTCACCCATAGTAAGAAATCTGTTTTGTATTGCAAATGTTTATTGTATGCTGATAATAAAGCAGAGAACAAGATAGTTAATGATCGTTCTGAATTCTGCTTTTTATGTTGTCAGAAACAAATTACTACTGGTTGTGTCATGTTAGTGTCAGGTattaaatgcaattaaaattatttgttagaGGTTAAAAGCTATAGAtttcttttacattaaaaaaacaccaGTAAGGTGTTCtcattgaaaaagaacaaatattaaaggAATATTTCTGAGCAAGGATAACCCTTAGTCTCCTCAATCCCACTTCCCTCTCCAGTGTGTCTTCCAAGTCTTTTTTGACCTTCACTGTGTGTTTCCATTCGTAGTTATTGCGTAGTCCTACCACTGATGATGCTTTACTAGGTGCCAATGCCTAGTATTGCTCTTctagacattttttttctttattcccccttcccccacatgGTTCTCTcagtctgtctgctcattgtttgctcaccttctccaggaggcactgggaaccaaaccccagacctcccatgtgagaggcaagtACCCAACGGACTGAGCCATACCCACTCCCTGTGAgctgcagcctctcctggcttgtggcgggggtgggggtggaggtggagtcTAGCTCTGTTGCAGCAGGAAGTAGCACTTGCtggtcttcttttaggaggcaccagaacctgaacctgggacctcccatgtgataggtgggggcccaagtggttgagccacatccacttcccactattCTAGACATTCTTTAGTAGTCATTGAGCtttatcaaattttatttcaatatttgataattttgttgtgtttccttAAGATGGCCACCTACTGTTTTTCCCCTGGTATAACATCTCTTTACtgtatatttgtttatgtatCAGATACACTTGAGTTATCCTTTCTGTACAGATTGAACTCCAGATAAATGGTGTTTTGTAGCActtctataattatttttattttctttttaaacagaaGAAGCAGACTACAGTGCCTTTGGTACAGACACGCTAATAAAGAAGAAGAATGTTTTAACCAATGTATTGCGTCCTGACAACCATAGAAAAAAGCCACATATAGTCATTAGTATGCCCCAAGACTTCAGACCTGTGTCTTCTATTATAGATGTGGATATTCTCCCAGAAACGCACCGTAGGGTTCGTCTTTACAAATATGGCACAGAGAAGCCCCTAGGATTCTACATCCGGGATGGCTCCAGTGTAAGGGTAACACCACATGGCTTAGAGAAGGTCCCGGGGATCTTTATATCCAGACTGGTCCCAGGAGGTCTGGCTCAAAGCACAGGACTATTAGCTGTTAATGATGAAGTCTTAGAAGTTAATGGCATAGAAGTTTCAGGAAAGAGTCTTGATCAAGTAACAGACATGATGATTGCAAACAGTCGCAACCTCATCATAACAGTGAGACCAGCAAACCAGAGGAATAATGTTGTGAGGAACAGTCGGACTTCCGGCAGCTCTGGCCAGTCTATTGATAATAGCCTTCCTGGCTATCCACAGCAGATCGAACCAAGCTTGGAGCCAGAGGATGAGGACAGTGACGAAGATGACATTATTATTGAAGATAATGGAGTACCACAACAGATTCCTAAAGCTGTTCCTACTACTGAGAGCCTGGAATCAACACAAATAGAACTCAGTTTTGAGTCTGGACAGAATGGTTTTATTCCTTCTAATGAAGTGAACTTGGCACCCATAGCAAGTGGCACAAACACAGAATTTGAAACATGTGTTCCAGATCAAAAACTCTTAGAAGAGGATGGAACAATCATAACGTTATGAAACCATTCTCTGAATGTTTTGTGGGTGAGGATGCCATGGGAACTTGTAAATTTGGCTAGTTTAAAGCATATATACCTCTGAACCAGTGACTTGGAATAGGCATGAGAAAAATAATATTGCAGAATTACAATGTTATTAAAATAGTAGTTTGATGATTGCTAATGTAAACTTAGGTGGATCAGAGGTGAATTTAAATCCAAAACAAAGGGGCCTTTGCTAATGAAATTATGTGCTTCTTCTGTTTTGTCTTTGGAAATCTGGATGTTAGAGCACATTTTGAGAACTATGAGAAGACTAGATCATTTCCATTTGAAGTGGTTGCTTATTTAACCTGCTGTGCAGAGCTcagttaatttttcctttaactttttttttttttttccatttctaatgtGAAGAAGTCTGTTTGTATCTCTTTTGATACCTTGGGGACCTCAGCTCTCGTGttcccaatattttatttttgtttcttaatgtTTCTCTGTTAATTTAGCACAATATTTTCTGTGCtgcatttgttttaatttctaagaaaTCAAAccagttgtttttaaaattagcatCCCGTGTTATAAAGCATTGAAGCTACGTTCCTGAATGATGAAGCCCTTTAACAGTTGTTCAAGTTGGTGTGTGTTTGTCCATCCTGTAGCTTCCATATTTACAGACTAATTCCACATAGgcaaaatttatgttttaaaaggcAGGTCCATTGACCTGGGTAATATTGGAGACTCTCTCCTTTAACCTCTTCTAACCTATTCTTGTTCTCATTCCCAAAAGCACAGGAAAACATtccttttgtttgtgtgtgtatgtgttttgttggtgttttttatatttttaatgtattcaaaTAGTATGAATtgttttggattttaaaaatgcacccaaacTAAGAGGTTTTTACACACAGGACAAACTTGTGCACTTTTTTATAcaaaaaaattgggttgtctttaaTGGGATTTCTGGGAACACTGCCTACACTTTATGAAAAATACATGTTTTCACCTTGGACAGGTAGAGTTTATCACTAATAATTTTATGAGGctatttattactttttagtTTCTCCTTGTAGAGCAAGTTAAGAGTAAGGCTGCtaactttcatttttttgccCGATTTCTTTGATATGTAACATTGTACAATGTGCACAAGTACTATGGTATGCTTATATAtagaaaagaatattatgaaGTACATAAGTTCCTTCTGGCTTATGGATATTTCTCCCAgagttatttattaatattatggtAGGGCTGTTAATGGATAACTTTATAACTATTGCGTGCTATTCAAGCAATGAAGAATCAATGACTCCGTTTTGAAGGATATTTCTCTATATAGTAAAAATTTATGAAGTAAAGTCTTGATTAAATGAAGATCACTTGActcaaaatacatttaaatgtgTCTTGTTCACATTACCACTAAACATATTATCACTAAACTATTAACTGAATGCACAATGTTATGTAATACAATGTAGTTTTTGTGAAATTCACTAaagtttttccatttatatacCACTATTTTTAATAGCATTCCAGCTTTAACATTCTGTGAGTCTTATAATTTTGACTCTGGAGTGACAAAATAATGTTAGTATGTAGAAGGTTaaacttcatttaaaatataagtgGTGCCGGGGTTCaacattttaagtaaaaatactTTCCCATActacctctctctcttttttttttctaaatatagttTTAACGTAAaaatttttctcttgaaacaaaTAACTTCAGGGCTTGACTTTTTTGTAcaaattttaattgtaaaatacaaATTTATCTTGTATGtattcatgaaaatgaaaatcaaagctgCTAGTACGTTTAGTTATCCTGCTAAGAGTATGTCCGTGGGGTTTTCAACTGAATCTCTATCATTTAAGTTATTGGTGAAATAATTGATCTGGACATATTGTAAAGCCAGTAGATTTTGGTTATACAATAAAACATCAATTCATTGGTAGTCTGAATCAGTTTATTTCAAGTGTGCTTTTTAAACAAAAGTATCTGGATTCAGCATAAAATCTTATAGTACTAATTGTCAAGCCAACTGTGAATTTTGTTTTGTATAAGTAAATTTATGATAACATTCTCATGAACTATTGACAAAATATATGTAGTTTTGTGAACTATGAATTTTCTAATTAAATTTTACATACTGCGACATGATTTTTACATGAATGATACTTTGTTTAAACTATCAAATGTCAGTATTTTACtacaattttattataaaatgtacATTATCACTAAATgaactttgattttaaaaaaccaaattaGCTTTagttgtatattattttttacaaataaagataGACTTGTATAAAGGCTACTTTCTTGTttgaaaatat is a genomic window containing:
- the PARD6B gene encoding partitioning defective 6 homolog beta, whose translation is MNRSHRHGAGSGCLGTMEVKSKFGAEFRRFSLERSKPGKFDEFYGLLQHVHKIPNVDVLVGYADIHGDLLPINNDDNYHKAVSTANPLLRIFIQKKEEADYSAFGTDTLIKKKNVLTNVLRPDNHRKKPHIVISMPQDFRPVSSIIDVDILPETHRRVRLYKYGTEKPLGFYIRDGSSVRVTPHGLEKVPGIFISRLVPGGLAQSTGLLAVNDEVLEVNGIEVSGKSLDQVTDMMIANSRNLIITVRPANQRNNVVRNSRTSGSSGQSIDNSLPGYPQQIEPSLEPEDEDSDEDDIIIEDNGVPQQIPKAVPTTESLESTQIELSFESGQNGFIPSNEVNLAPIASGTNTEFETCVPDQKLLEEDGTIITL